A window from Opitutia bacterium ISCC 52 encodes these proteins:
- a CDS encoding DUF1015 family protein yields the protein MKIRAFKGLRPDPQHAAKVASLPYDVVNTSEARELAQGNPHSFLHVVRAEIDLPEGTDLYSDPVYTKAKENLDQLKATGAIVREEAPSLYVYQQVMDGHKQKGLVSVCHIEDYLNDLIKKHEKTRPQKEDDRTKLNATLNAHPGPVFLTYRDEATINESIDQITQEEPLIDFTAPDGVQHTVWRVAQTEALVSAFADIPFSYVADGHHRSASAARVGAERKANNPNHTGEEDYNWFLAVNFPASQLKILPYNRLVFDLNGHSEEDFLERVKSVATVTEDVDPSPNQVGKVSMYFNNRWYGLEFAPDESLDPVSRLDISRLQDSILSPILGIEDPRTSDRIDFIGGIRGTEELEKRVHNGDGPVAFSMYPVTIGQLMDIADAGATMPPKSTWFEPKLRSGLFVHTI from the coding sequence ATGAAAATTCGCGCCTTCAAAGGTCTCCGCCCTGATCCGCAACATGCTGCCAAAGTAGCCTCTTTACCCTACGATGTAGTCAACACATCTGAAGCCCGAGAGCTCGCCCAAGGAAATCCTCATAGCTTCCTCCATGTTGTTCGAGCTGAGATTGATTTACCGGAAGGAACTGACCTTTACTCAGATCCCGTTTATACCAAAGCGAAGGAGAATCTGGACCAGTTGAAAGCAACAGGTGCAATCGTCCGCGAAGAGGCGCCCAGTCTCTACGTCTATCAACAGGTGATGGATGGGCACAAACAAAAGGGCCTGGTGAGCGTTTGCCACATTGAAGACTACCTCAATGATCTGATTAAGAAGCACGAGAAAACGCGTCCGCAAAAGGAAGACGACCGGACAAAACTGAACGCGACCCTCAATGCACATCCTGGGCCCGTCTTTTTGACCTATCGGGACGAAGCGACAATCAACGAGTCCATAGATCAAATCACCCAAGAAGAGCCACTGATCGACTTCACCGCACCTGACGGAGTTCAACATACCGTGTGGCGCGTGGCGCAAACGGAGGCATTGGTAAGCGCCTTTGCCGATATTCCTTTCTCTTATGTGGCAGATGGGCACCACCGCAGTGCCAGTGCAGCGCGCGTGGGTGCCGAGCGTAAAGCCAACAATCCGAACCACACCGGTGAGGAAGATTACAACTGGTTTCTAGCGGTTAACTTTCCTGCCAGCCAACTGAAGATCCTCCCCTACAACCGCCTCGTATTTGACTTAAATGGCCACAGCGAAGAGGACTTCCTTGAGAGAGTAAAATCCGTAGCTACAGTTACCGAAGACGTCGATCCTTCTCCCAACCAAGTCGGAAAAGTAAGCATGTATTTTAACAACCGCTGGTATGGGTTGGAGTTTGCTCCAGACGAATCGCTCGACCCTGTGAGTCGCCTCGACATCAGTCGATTGCAAGACAGCATCTTAAGTCCAATTCTCGGGATCGAGGATCCACGAACCAGTGATCGTATTGATTTCATTGGTGGAATCAGAGGGACCGAAGAGTTAGAAAAGCGCGTTCATAATGGAGATGGTCCCGTCGCATTTTCAATGTATCCAGTCACGATTGGGCAGCTCATGGACATCGCCGATGCTGGAGCAACCATGCCTCCCAAAAGCACATGGTTCGAACCGAAGCTAAGAAGCGGATTGTTTGTACATACGATTTAG